One genomic segment of Thermus oshimai DSM 12092 includes these proteins:
- a CDS encoding carbohydrate ABC transporter permease produces the protein MVRSERRLLRRAAPLREGLWAYGFLLPAYLLFGAFYLWPLLQGVWLSLHEEDFLGRKAFFVGLAQYAQVLQAPEFWAGALRSLFFALMVVPLELGLGLLAALLVYRNYPGVALFRVLFFLTAAVPTAVAAVAWGWFLHPVGGYLNHLLQGLGLGPFPWLTHPAWALPTLAAVTAWSGVGFTAILLTAGLQSIPEEVLEAALVDGATPWVRFLRVTLPLLSPVLFLVGLLVVLKSLTAFGPIHLLTRGGPLESTTVWIYRVYQDAFFNFRVPYALAEAVLLLLLLIALAALQFWLLGRRVHYA, from the coding sequence GTGGTCCGTTCGGAGCGTCGCCTCCTGAGGCGGGCAGCCCCCTTGCGGGAGGGCCTTTGGGCCTACGGGTTCCTCCTCCCCGCCTACCTGCTCTTCGGGGCCTTCTACCTCTGGCCCCTCCTCCAGGGGGTTTGGCTTTCCCTCCACGAGGAGGACTTTCTGGGCCGGAAGGCCTTCTTCGTGGGCTTGGCCCAGTACGCCCAGGTCCTGCAGGCCCCGGAGTTTTGGGCGGGCGCCCTGCGTTCCCTCTTCTTCGCACTGATGGTGGTCCCCCTGGAGCTGGGCCTGGGCCTCCTCGCGGCCCTACTGGTCTACCGCAACTACCCTGGGGTGGCCCTGTTCCGGGTCCTCTTCTTCCTCACCGCCGCGGTGCCCACCGCGGTGGCCGCGGTGGCCTGGGGCTGGTTCCTCCACCCCGTGGGGGGGTACCTGAACCACCTCCTCCAGGGCCTCGGCCTTGGGCCCTTCCCCTGGCTCACCCACCCCGCCTGGGCCCTCCCCACCCTGGCGGCCGTCACCGCCTGGTCGGGGGTGGGCTTCACGGCCATCCTCCTCACCGCTGGGCTCCAGAGCATCCCCGAGGAGGTCCTGGAGGCGGCCCTGGTGGACGGGGCCACCCCCTGGGTCCGCTTCCTCCGGGTGACCCTGCCCCTCCTTTCCCCCGTCCTCTTCCTGGTGGGCCTCCTGGTGGTCCTGAAGAGCCTCACCGCCTTCGGCCCCATCCACCTCCTCACCCGGGGAGGGCCCCTGGAGAGCACCACGGTCTGGATCTACCGGGTCTACCAGGACGCCTTCTTTAACTTCCGGGTGCCCTACGCCCTGGCGGAGGCCGTCCTCCTCCTCCTTCTCCTCATCGCCCTGGCGGCCCTGCAGTTTTGGCTTCTGGGGAGGCGGGTGCACTATGCCTAG
- a CDS encoding ABC transporter substrate-binding protein, producing the protein MRVASLVPAGTLYLEALGVEPVGVSHSCPNPRGLPVLTESLIPPGLSQEEIDRRVREAYRQGLSLYRVREEVLLELAPDLLLTQGVCEVCAPTPREVEGALAFLPRPPRVFELRGTRLADLFRDLRRLGEALGLEGRAEALVEGLSARLAALPPPPSPRPRVAFLEWLDPPYLGGHWVREVVEAAGGAYLGPEAGAPSRRVPPEEVPLAEVVFLAFCGYGLEEARVAVEAHLARGGWLRGYLRGRKAYLLDAGPFQALTPRTVEGVGILARLLRGGEAEGALPLA; encoded by the coding sequence ATGCGCGTGGCCAGCCTGGTGCCCGCAGGCACCCTCTATCTGGAGGCCCTCGGGGTGGAGCCGGTGGGGGTGAGCCACAGCTGCCCCAACCCCCGGGGGCTTCCCGTGCTCACGGAAAGCCTCATCCCGCCCGGCCTCTCCCAGGAGGAGATCGACCGGCGGGTACGGGAGGCCTACCGCCAGGGGCTTTCCCTCTACCGGGTGCGGGAGGAGGTCCTCCTGGAGTTGGCCCCCGACCTTCTCCTCACCCAGGGGGTCTGCGAGGTCTGCGCCCCCACCCCCCGGGAGGTGGAAGGGGCCCTGGCCTTCCTGCCCCGGCCGCCCAGGGTCTTTGAGCTCCGGGGCACCCGCCTGGCGGACCTCTTCCGGGACCTCAGGCGCCTAGGGGAGGCCTTGGGGCTAGAGGGGCGGGCAGAGGCTCTGGTGGAAGGCCTTTCCGCCCGCTTGGCCGCCCTGCCCCCGCCCCCTTCCCCCAGGCCCCGGGTGGCCTTCCTGGAGTGGCTGGACCCGCCCTACCTTGGGGGGCACTGGGTGCGGGAGGTGGTGGAGGCCGCGGGAGGGGCGTACCTGGGGCCCGAAGCGGGGGCCCCAAGCCGGAGGGTCCCTCCGGAGGAGGTGCCCCTGGCGGAGGTGGTCTTCCTGGCCTTTTGCGGCTACGGCCTGGAGGAGGCCCGGGTGGCGGTGGAGGCCCACCTGGCCCGGGGAGGGTGGCTTCGGGGTTACCTCCGGGGGCGGAAGGCCTACCTCCTGGACGCGGGCCCCTTCCAGGCCCTTACCCCCAGGACGGTGGAGGGGGTGGGGATCCTGGCCCGCCTCCTCCGGGGCGGGGAGGCGGAGGGCGCCCTGCCCCTGGCCTGA
- a CDS encoding acyl-CoA thioesterase: MRETRMVYPVFPGETNHYGTLFGGTVLAWMDQAAFVAATRYARRKVVTVHADAVDFKRPVPLGSIVELVARVAEVGRSSIRVSVEMWVEPLEKGEPYLAAQGGFVLVAVDENGRPVPVPRQEDRHAD, encoded by the coding sequence ATGCGTGAGACGCGCATGGTCTACCCCGTCTTCCCCGGGGAGACCAACCACTACGGAACCCTTTTCGGCGGTACGGTTCTGGCCTGGATGGACCAGGCGGCCTTCGTGGCCGCCACCCGCTATGCCCGCAGGAAGGTGGTCACGGTCCACGCGGACGCGGTGGACTTCAAGCGCCCCGTGCCCCTGGGGTCCATCGTGGAGCTGGTGGCCCGGGTGGCGGAGGTGGGGCGAAGCTCCATCCGGGTGTCCGTGGAAATGTGGGTGGAGCCTTTGGAGAAGGGGGAGCCCTACTTGGCCGCCCAGGGAGGATTCGTGCTGGTGGCCGTGGATGAGAATGGGCGCCCTGTTCCCGTCCCCCGTCAGGAGGACCGCCATGCTGACTGA
- a CDS encoding alkaline phosphatase encodes MNRRDLLKAGLVIGAASGLARAQGGMMPFLPKARNLIVMVYDGFSWEDFAIARAYAQRVLGRKLTLERLFGQGAFGQIHTNSLTSYVTESSAAGNAFSCGVKTVNGGLAVHADGTKLLPIFAAAKEAGKAVGLVTTTTVTHATPASFVVSNPDRNAEEAIAEQYLAFGAEVYLGGGDRFFSAERRSDKKDLYALFREKGYGVVRTLEELQAERSNRLLGVFSSSHVPYEVDRRFQGVKVPSLKEMTEAALKRLPAYRQGFVLQVEAGRIDHANHLNDPAATLWDVLAADEALELLLAFADRYPDTLLIVVSDHATGVGALYGAGRSYLESSRGVDLLKDQKASFEFMLARLGQNPDAAQVKEAFRAMKGVALKDEEAAMVVEAIAKKAYRPDGVRYGVQPANTLSWAMVQREAARPDRPNIGWNSGQHTASPVMLALYGAGVGRGVQLGLLDNTDVFTLMSRALGLRYQNPVMTEEEALEVLAKRPGAEWVHPKETLAV; translated from the coding sequence ATGAACCGTAGGGATCTCCTCAAGGCAGGACTGGTCATAGGGGCCGCCTCGGGGCTGGCCCGGGCCCAGGGGGGGATGATGCCCTTCTTGCCCAAGGCGCGGAACCTCATCGTCATGGTCTACGACGGCTTCTCCTGGGAGGACTTCGCCATCGCCCGGGCCTACGCCCAGCGGGTTCTGGGCCGGAAGCTCACCTTGGAACGCCTCTTCGGGCAGGGGGCCTTCGGCCAGATCCACACCAACAGCCTCACCTCCTACGTCACCGAGTCCAGCGCCGCGGGGAACGCCTTCTCCTGCGGGGTGAAGACGGTGAACGGGGGGCTGGCGGTGCACGCGGACGGGACCAAGCTCCTCCCCATCTTCGCCGCGGCCAAGGAGGCGGGCAAGGCGGTGGGCCTGGTGACCACCACCACGGTGACCCACGCCACCCCCGCCTCCTTCGTGGTGAGCAACCCCGACCGCAACGCGGAGGAGGCCATCGCGGAGCAGTACCTGGCCTTCGGGGCGGAGGTCTACCTGGGGGGTGGGGACCGGTTCTTCAGCGCGGAGAGGCGGAGCGACAAAAAGGACCTCTACGCCCTCTTCCGGGAAAAGGGCTACGGGGTGGTGCGCACCCTCGAGGAGCTCCAGGCGGAGCGCTCCAACCGCCTCCTGGGGGTCTTCTCCAGCAGCCACGTGCCCTACGAGGTGGACCGCCGCTTCCAGGGGGTGAAGGTCCCCTCCCTGAAGGAGATGACCGAGGCCGCCCTTAAGCGCCTTCCCGCCTACCGGCAGGGCTTTGTCCTCCAGGTGGAGGCCGGGCGGATCGACCACGCCAACCACCTCAACGACCCCGCGGCCACCCTTTGGGACGTGCTGGCCGCGGACGAGGCCCTGGAGCTCCTCCTCGCCTTCGCGGACCGTTACCCCGACACCCTCCTGATCGTGGTCTCGGACCACGCCACCGGGGTGGGGGCCCTCTACGGGGCTGGCCGGTCCTACCTGGAGAGCAGCCGGGGGGTGGACCTCCTCAAGGACCAGAAAGCCTCCTTTGAGTTCATGCTGGCGCGCCTGGGCCAGAACCCCGACGCCGCCCAGGTGAAGGAGGCCTTCCGCGCCATGAAGGGGGTGGCCCTCAAGGACGAGGAGGCGGCCATGGTGGTGGAGGCCATCGCCAAGAAGGCCTACCGGCCCGACGGGGTGCGCTACGGCGTCCAGCCCGCCAACACCCTCTCCTGGGCCATGGTGCAGCGGGAAGCCGCCCGCCCCGACCGGCCCAACATCGGCTGGAACTCCGGCCAGCACACCGCAAGCCCAGTGATGCTGGCCCTCTACGGGGCCGGGGTGGGCCGGGGGGTGCAGCTGGGCCTCCTGGACAACACCGATGTCTTCACCCTCATGAGCCGGGCCCTGGGGCTCCGCTACCAGAACCCGGTGATGACGGAGGAGGAGGCCCTGGAGGTCCTGGCCAAGCGCCCCGGGGCGGAGTGGGTGCACCCCAAGGAAACCCTGGCGGTGTAG
- a CDS encoding glycosyltransferase family 2 protein has product MSGEPLFSVLIPTRGRPEFLARALASLERQTLGAWEAWVVEDGAGEGLLVARSFLDPRVQGVRNRGQGQVAARNTGLALARGRYLLFLDDDDWLLDTAYLHRVRRAQEMGEALVYTGGLLFGPVETRRLEPGEVGPWLLKDNRLLASGTALPRAWMDRLGPLDEAMGHYWDWDLWLRVYRAGLPFRYLKGPGVGIGLHGGNQSLGREAERAFYLERLRAKHGLGPLALKNHAELAEGL; this is encoded by the coding sequence GTGAGCGGGGAGCCCCTCTTCAGCGTCCTCATCCCCACCCGGGGCCGGCCGGAGTTCCTGGCCCGGGCCTTGGCCTCCCTGGAGCGGCAGACCCTGGGGGCCTGGGAGGCCTGGGTGGTGGAGGACGGGGCGGGGGAAGGGCTTTTGGTGGCCCGGAGCTTCCTGGACCCCCGGGTCCAGGGGGTCAGGAACCGGGGGCAGGGCCAGGTGGCGGCCCGGAACACGGGCCTCGCCTTAGCCCGGGGCCGGTACCTCCTCTTCCTGGACGACGACGACTGGCTCCTGGACACCGCCTACCTCCATCGGGTCCGCCGGGCCCAGGAGATGGGGGAGGCCCTGGTCTACACGGGGGGTCTCCTCTTCGGGCCCGTGGAGACCCGCCGCCTGGAGCCGGGGGAGGTGGGCCCCTGGCTCCTAAAGGACAACCGCCTCCTGGCCTCGGGGACGGCCCTGCCCCGGGCCTGGATGGACCGCCTAGGCCCCCTGGACGAGGCCATGGGGCACTACTGGGACTGGGACCTCTGGCTTCGGGTCTACCGGGCCGGCCTCCCCTTCCGCTACCTCAAGGGCCCAGGGGTGGGGATCGGCCTCCACGGGGGCAACCAGAGCCTGGGCCGGGAGGCGGAGCGGGCCTTCTACCTGGAAAGGCTAAGGGCCAAGCACGGCCTTGGCCCCCTGGCCCTCAAGAACCACGCGGAGCTGGCGGAGGGATTGTAG
- the surE gene encoding 5'/3'-nucleotidase SurE: MKILVTNDDGILSPGLLALARAALDFGEVRVVAPEWEMSASGHAITIARPLRMRPTRLLDLDLPYLEAFRVDGTPADCVALGVYDWGGADLVLSGINLGSNLGHEIWHSGTVAAAKQAFLFGIPAAAFSVPLNGEEPDFSRLVPWVKRVIAALLEGPWPFLVNVNLPHQPKGILWTRQSVRRYEGQVVAAQDPMGRDGYWFAAHPLGEAEEGTDRWAVAQGFVSLTPLRLDLTDEAWISGFAPKRAER, from the coding sequence ATGAAGATCCTGGTGACCAACGACGACGGCATCCTGAGCCCCGGCCTCCTGGCCCTGGCCCGGGCGGCGCTGGACTTCGGGGAGGTGCGGGTGGTGGCCCCGGAGTGGGAGATGAGCGCCTCCGGGCACGCCATCACCATCGCCCGCCCCTTGAGGATGCGCCCCACCCGGCTTTTGGATCTGGACCTGCCCTACCTGGAGGCCTTCCGGGTGGACGGCACCCCCGCGGACTGCGTGGCCCTGGGGGTTTACGACTGGGGCGGGGCGGACCTGGTCCTTTCCGGGATCAACCTGGGGAGCAACCTGGGCCACGAGATCTGGCACTCGGGCACGGTGGCCGCGGCCAAGCAGGCCTTCCTCTTCGGCATCCCCGCGGCCGCCTTCAGCGTGCCCCTGAACGGGGAGGAGCCGGACTTCTCCCGCCTGGTCCCCTGGGTCAAGCGGGTGATCGCCGCCCTCCTGGAGGGCCCCTGGCCCTTCCTGGTGAACGTGAACCTCCCCCACCAGCCCAAGGGGATCCTCTGGACCCGGCAGTCTGTGCGCCGGTACGAGGGCCAGGTGGTCGCCGCCCAAGACCCCATGGGCCGGGACGGGTACTGGTTTGCCGCCCACCCCCTGGGGGAGGCGGAGGAGGGGACGGACCGCTGGGCCGTGGCCCAGGGCTTCGTGAGCCTCACCCCCCTGAGGCTGGACCTCACGGACGAGGCCTGGATCTCGGGCTTCGCCCCCAAGCGCGCCGAGCGGTGA
- a CDS encoding sugar phosphate isomerase/epimerase family protein, with protein sequence MRLLWSVNLLEAEALLPRLEALGLGAEVYLDPRGLGDRALLERLARRLPGPLSAHLPFWNLDPIAPDPEVADLSQRRLLEGLEAAARLGAERAVFHSGLPAKTPLAGALARVEPLLEALRPLVERARALGVALFLENTHEPAPGVLVELLEALGLGFCFDPAHARVFSATPDPFSWLALRPGHLHLNGTDGVYDRHWNLDRGEGDLAWLEGLEGVPWVLEVWGDPGPSLRFLADRLLTAGG encoded by the coding sequence ATGCGGCTCCTCTGGTCCGTGAACCTGCTGGAGGCGGAGGCCCTCCTCCCCCGCCTCGAGGCCCTGGGCCTGGGGGCGGAGGTCTACCTGGACCCCCGGGGCCTGGGGGACCGGGCCCTCCTGGAGCGCCTGGCCCGGAGGCTTCCCGGGCCCCTTTCCGCCCACCTCCCCTTCTGGAACCTGGACCCCATCGCCCCCGACCCCGAGGTGGCCGACCTCTCCCAAAGGCGCCTCCTGGAGGGCCTGGAGGCCGCGGCCCGCCTGGGGGCCGAGCGGGCGGTCTTCCACTCCGGCCTCCCCGCCAAGACCCCCCTGGCGGGGGCCCTGGCCCGGGTGGAGCCCCTCCTGGAGGCCCTGAGGCCCCTGGTGGAGAGGGCCCGGGCCCTGGGAGTGGCCCTTTTCCTGGAGAACACCCACGAGCCCGCCCCTGGGGTCCTGGTGGAGCTCCTGGAGGCCCTGGGCCTGGGCTTCTGCTTTGACCCCGCCCACGCCCGGGTCTTCAGCGCCACCCCCGACCCCTTCTCCTGGCTCGCCCTCCGCCCGGGCCACCTGCACCTGAACGGCACGGACGGGGTCTACGACCGGCACTGGAACCTGGACCGGGGGGAAGGGGACCTGGCCTGGCTGGAAGGCCTCGAGGGGGTGCCCTGGGTGCTGGAGGTGTGGGGGGACCCCGGGCCCTCCCTGCGCTTCCTGGCTGACCGCCTCCTGACCGCCGGGGGCTAA
- a CDS encoding carbohydrate ABC transporter permease has translation MPRRLLPLYLLAGGYAFLLLLPLLVLLSASFRPPEELFRPGLWPQGATLEAYRLALTAYPLGRYLLNSLLVAGATTLLVLLTSLPAGYALARLPFRGQSLFLGLAVAFLLIPGEITFLPLYLLVDRLGGLDTYWALVVPFAASPLGVFLLRQHLKALPQDYFDAARIDGAGHLAILRHLAFPLSAPVLSALAALTFIGSWNMYLWPLVVVQSKEMMTVQLGINFILNEQDAVARWNVVAAAAFLTLLPSLVVFLLAQRALVRGVTLGGLKG, from the coding sequence ATGCCTAGGCGCCTCCTTCCCCTTTACCTCCTGGCGGGGGGGTACGCCTTCCTCCTCCTGCTCCCCCTTCTCGTGCTCCTTTCCGCCAGCTTCCGCCCCCCTGAGGAGCTCTTCCGCCCAGGCCTCTGGCCCCAGGGGGCCACCCTCGAGGCCTACCGGCTGGCCCTCACCGCCTACCCCCTAGGGCGCTACCTCCTCAACAGCCTCCTGGTGGCCGGGGCCACCACCCTCCTCGTCCTCCTCACCAGCCTGCCCGCGGGCTACGCCCTGGCCCGCCTCCCCTTCCGGGGCCAGAGCCTCTTCCTGGGCCTCGCCGTGGCCTTCCTCCTCATCCCGGGGGAGATCACCTTCCTGCCCCTCTACCTCCTGGTGGACCGCCTGGGGGGGCTGGACACCTACTGGGCCCTGGTCGTGCCCTTCGCGGCCAGCCCCCTGGGGGTCTTCCTCCTGCGCCAGCACCTCAAGGCCCTGCCCCAGGACTACTTTGACGCGGCCCGCATCGACGGGGCGGGGCACCTGGCCATCCTCCGCCACCTGGCCTTCCCCCTTTCCGCCCCCGTCCTCTCGGCCCTGGCGGCCCTCACCTTCATCGGGAGCTGGAACATGTACCTCTGGCCCCTGGTGGTGGTCCAGAGCAAGGAGATGATGACCGTCCAGCTGGGGATCAACTTCATCCTCAACGAACAGGACGCCGTGGCCCGGTGGAACGTGGTGGCCGCGGCGGCCTTCCTCACCCTTCTTCCCAGCCTTGTGGTCTTTCTGCTCGCCCAAAGGGCCCTGGTGCGTGGGGTCACCCTGGGCGGGCTGAAGGGATAG
- a CDS encoding ABC transporter substrate-binding protein: MRRLVWFLVLGWGAALAQGKITLQFWHSMGGVLGEATEALVQDFNRSQNRYEVKSQYVGSYDDGINKLLAALRAGRGYPHVIQVYDIGARIMADSGAVVPLEDLARASGFDLDRFLSQPRNYYTVEGKLYGLPFNSSNPILYLNAAALDEAGIPFKASWSLKDLEEAARKLTKKDAQGRTVRYGLSIPIDSWFVEQVSYNSGYFFCNGENGRRARATEVAFDNEAAVAFLDMYARLVREGVAANTGRNWTDSQNLFAQGQAAIAAYSTASLTGVLRQVGGRFPVRTAFYPYLKERNGVAIGGAALYVLKGFPEAEVQGAWAFVRFLLEPKTQAKWHLATGYFPVVKGVVELPEVRQAHVRNPNFTTAIRQLETSKANTASAGCLMGSFPEIRQYVAAAWEATLQGKPAREALREAKARADEALRRYNASVAR; encoded by the coding sequence ATGCGCAGACTGGTATGGTTCTTGGTCCTAGGTTGGGGAGCGGCGTTGGCCCAGGGGAAGATCACCCTGCAGTTCTGGCACTCCATGGGGGGGGTCCTGGGGGAGGCCACGGAGGCCCTGGTCCAGGACTTCAACCGGAGCCAGAACCGCTACGAGGTCAAGTCCCAGTACGTGGGGAGCTACGACGACGGGATCAACAAGCTCCTGGCCGCCCTCCGGGCCGGCCGGGGCTACCCCCACGTGATCCAGGTCTACGACATCGGGGCCCGGATCATGGCCGACTCCGGCGCCGTGGTCCCCCTGGAGGACCTGGCCCGGGCCAGCGGCTTTGACCTGGACCGCTTCCTCTCGCAGCCCAGGAACTACTACACGGTGGAGGGCAAGCTGTACGGCCTGCCCTTCAACTCCTCCAACCCCATCCTCTACCTTAACGCCGCGGCCCTGGACGAGGCGGGCATCCCCTTCAAGGCCAGCTGGAGCCTGAAGGACCTAGAGGAGGCGGCCCGCAAGCTCACCAAGAAGGACGCCCAGGGGCGCACCGTGCGCTACGGCCTCTCCATCCCCATAGACTCTTGGTTCGTGGAACAGGTGAGCTACAACTCCGGCTACTTCTTCTGCAACGGGGAGAACGGCCGCAGGGCCCGGGCCACGGAGGTGGCCTTTGACAACGAGGCCGCGGTGGCCTTCCTGGACATGTACGCTCGCCTCGTGCGGGAAGGGGTGGCGGCCAACACCGGGAGGAACTGGACGGACTCCCAGAACCTCTTCGCCCAGGGCCAGGCGGCCATCGCCGCCTACTCCACCGCGAGCCTCACGGGGGTCCTCCGCCAGGTGGGGGGCCGTTTCCCTGTGCGCACCGCCTTCTACCCCTACCTGAAGGAGCGGAACGGCGTGGCCATCGGCGGGGCTGCCCTCTATGTGCTCAAGGGCTTTCCGGAGGCGGAGGTCCAGGGGGCCTGGGCCTTCGTGCGCTTCCTGTTGGAGCCCAAGACCCAGGCCAAGTGGCACCTGGCCACGGGGTACTTCCCCGTGGTGAAGGGGGTGGTGGAGCTTCCCGAGGTGCGCCAGGCCCATGTGCGGAACCCCAACTTCACCACCGCCATCCGGCAGCTGGAGACCTCCAAGGCCAACACCGCCTCCGCGGGGTGCCTCATGGGCTCCTTCCCCGAGATCCGCCAGTACGTGGCCGCGGCCTGGGAGGCCACCCTCCAGGGCAAGCCGGCCCGGGAGGCCCTTAGGGAGGCCAAGGCCCGGGCGGACGAGGCTTTGAGGCGCTACAACGCCAGCGTGGCCCGCTGA